Proteins encoded together in one Acholeplasma hippikon window:
- the dinB gene encoding DNA polymerase IV produces MQKGIKIIFHIDMNAFYASCAMIKEPYLKNKVFAIGGPTSSAKGVLSTASYKARKLGIHAAMSMAEALKIYPRLTVVPVDFPFYRQKSEEFIDLLKTYSPLIQQASIDEAYIDVTERSKEIHPLKLAKEIQTRIYNELKLPCSIGIAPTLFLAKMASDLKKPMGISVIRKRDVEKILYPMDIKDLFGIGKQTAPRLKNLGIETIGDFMNVNNFDKIMKIMKPKTYEGYRDEVLGKGNDIVDPDKYKIPKSISSESTFNYDVSESKIILDELNVQLEEAHRRLKKHQMKAKTVGFKLKKSDFSIITRSTTLKEHTNDLVVLKDALETLFYDIYENEKLRLVGATLSNLITENDVKMPFDLFTYDKFE; encoded by the coding sequence ATGCAAAAAGGGATAAAAATTATATTTCATATTGATATGAATGCATTCTATGCCTCATGTGCCATGATCAAAGAACCTTATCTAAAAAATAAGGTGTTTGCCATTGGTGGACCAACCTCAAGTGCAAAAGGTGTTTTATCAACAGCGAGTTATAAAGCACGTAAACTAGGTATTCATGCTGCAATGTCAATGGCAGAAGCGTTAAAAATATATCCAAGGCTTACTGTTGTACCAGTAGATTTCCCTTTTTATCGTCAAAAAAGTGAAGAGTTTATTGATTTATTAAAAACGTATAGTCCACTTATTCAACAAGCATCGATTGATGAGGCTTACATAGATGTAACTGAAAGGTCTAAAGAGATTCATCCTTTAAAACTTGCAAAAGAAATACAAACAAGAATTTATAACGAACTTAAATTGCCATGTAGTATTGGTATTGCACCAACATTGTTTTTAGCAAAAATGGCAAGTGATTTAAAAAAACCTATGGGTATATCAGTCATTCGTAAACGTGATGTTGAAAAAATACTATATCCAATGGATATTAAAGATTTATTTGGCATTGGTAAACAAACTGCGCCAAGACTTAAAAATTTAGGAATTGAAACTATTGGAGATTTCATGAATGTTAATAATTTTGATAAGATTATGAAAATTATGAAACCTAAAACATATGAAGGGTACCGTGATGAAGTTTTAGGGAAAGGAAATGATATTGTTGATCCTGATAAATATAAAATTCCAAAATCTATTTCAAGTGAGTCAACTTTTAATTATGATGTATCTGAATCTAAAATTATCTTAGATGAATTAAATGTGCAACTTGAAGAAGCACATAGAAGATTAAAAAAACACCAGATGAAGGCTAAAACAGTAGGTTTTAAATTGAAAAAATCAGATTTTTCAATTATTACGCGTTCAACAACACTTAAAGAGCATACAAATGACTTAGTCGTTTTAAAAGATGCGTTAGAAACATTATTCTATGATATTTATGAAAATGAGAAATTAAGATTAGTTGGAGCAACCTTATCAAATTTAATAACGGAAAATGATGTAAAAATGCCGTTTGATTTGTTCACATACGATAAATTTGAGTGA
- a CDS encoding DUF5011/hyalin repeat domain-containing protein, with protein MRKILFTFIMLLMLSFMLIACTTDPSDNPDDEKPIEQTPGETDPDDDKPKDTKAPVFKDIYDGFLSDVEHLAHMTFDLFEGVVVTDDVTPSNSILLEIIDDGGYQNDIPGVYTITIQASDNAGNKSTAKRDVYVIDGLMIQTYKLFINDDELAVSVNEEEALMYTSSGTKFRSKDVIQLMTKEFFLAEYDKYKAAHTNNGGVPYMNNGALIVVDPSMKIKLVRVSSGSVFEIDENNEMKQDSQLNWNSGINASSGSGMLKNIPTLLETLIPEGGFIIFAPGKDPYDARMALISRVFSSVYTTGAVNKDIRDIDIREVKVDIHQDSDYVPMPPRLTTPSIKLYKNMLTWEAIPNATKYLIYVDGKEFAQIEGTNLSLDLLSLVESPKNGTAYEIEVQAVPDNTGKNGLSYLSNKVLYKKVTFSETQTPVITKNGNEISWNLIDGASSYDIYFTIGTVSLKAGNVTTNAFDLTTFETLFPGVSKVSVIAIGDDTHFDSNESNQIEVTLGKVETLVINGYKVDVLRTGALNYFVRRNLSYATQNGFNGAPYLFLIVDPMTLNESHKNVEFKESYGSIVLLENDFTVKMINSTGTGKSWNILDGWYQNKFYKSNAEQIESIIHSIYSGDYLLIGKYANLLNVTTPTDSVIINVDAREFVNHFYVKDNGAEFKDEAWRGDMSTFLDPRNVTFEIIEKVIIVTEKLETPEISIEEDILSWEEISNAGTYYIYVDGIKVHETTGLFIDMKELNLKASPDGISYTVEVMAIPQDMIHYEISEKSNQVTYVQFGEEEPEQPEFYTHMKVNNVEVAVTFNMENAFNRLSSGAAFRSKDEIQVMTKEHFLAEFEKHAGSYADSNGNVFFPNGVLLIVDKNLNVKLLRVGVGITAEVNENDEVKTSSLGWGNTQATGGGFANLVGERLESLIPDGGYLIFAPATTNNISRTWMVKNLFHSGYQSGATAVANKDIRVSEVKLELLDRS; from the coding sequence ATGAGAAAGATACTATTTACATTCATCATGTTACTTATGTTGAGTTTTATGCTTATAGCATGTACAACTGATCCAAGTGACAATCCAGATGATGAAAAGCCAATTGAACAAACACCGGGTGAAACAGATCCAGATGATGATAAACCAAAAGATACAAAAGCGCCAGTTTTTAAAGATATCTATGATGGTTTTTTATCTGATGTTGAACATCTAGCACATATGACATTTGATTTATTCGAGGGTGTTGTAGTGACTGATGATGTCACACCATCCAATTCAATTTTATTAGAAATTATTGATGATGGTGGATATCAAAATGATATACCTGGAGTATATACTATTACAATTCAAGCCTCTGATAATGCAGGTAATAAATCAACTGCAAAAAGAGATGTTTATGTTATCGATGGCTTAATGATTCAAACTTATAAACTATTTATCAACGATGATGAATTAGCAGTTAGTGTAAACGAAGAAGAAGCACTGATGTATACAAGTTCAGGTACTAAGTTTAGAAGTAAAGATGTTATTCAATTAATGACGAAAGAATTCTTCTTAGCTGAATATGATAAATATAAAGCAGCGCACACAAACAATGGTGGTGTACCTTATATGAATAATGGTGCATTAATTGTTGTTGATCCTTCAATGAAAATTAAACTTGTTAGGGTTTCATCAGGCTCTGTTTTTGAGATTGATGAAAACAATGAAATGAAACAAGATAGCCAATTAAATTGGAACTCAGGTATTAATGCAAGTTCAGGTAGTGGTATGTTAAAAAATATTCCAACGTTACTTGAAACCTTAATTCCTGAAGGCGGATTTATCATTTTTGCGCCAGGTAAAGATCCATATGATGCACGTATGGCTTTAATTAGTAGAGTATTTAGTTCAGTTTATACAACTGGAGCAGTAAATAAAGATATTAGAGATATCGATATTAGAGAAGTGAAAGTTGATATTCATCAAGATTCTGATTATGTTCCAATGCCACCAAGACTAACTACACCAAGTATTAAATTATACAAAAATATGCTTACATGGGAAGCAATTCCTAATGCAACTAAATACCTTATCTATGTAGATGGAAAAGAGTTTGCTCAAATTGAAGGAACAAATCTTTCATTAGATTTATTATCTTTAGTAGAATCACCAAAAAATGGTACAGCTTATGAAATCGAAGTTCAAGCAGTTCCAGATAATACAGGTAAAAATGGATTATCATATCTATCAAATAAAGTGTTATACAAAAAGGTAACATTTAGTGAAACCCAAACCCCAGTTATTACAAAAAATGGAAATGAAATCTCATGGAACTTAATTGATGGGGCAAGTTCATATGATATTTACTTTACAATTGGTACAGTATCTTTAAAAGCAGGTAATGTAACAACAAACGCATTTGACCTTACCACATTTGAAACTTTATTCCCAGGAGTAAGTAAAGTATCAGTTATCGCAATAGGCGATGATACACACTTTGATTCAAATGAATCTAATCAAATTGAAGTAACGTTAGGTAAAGTTGAAACATTAGTAATTAACGGTTATAAAGTTGATGTGTTAAGAACTGGTGCGCTAAATTACTTTGTAAGAAGAAATTTATCTTATGCAACTCAAAACGGCTTTAATGGTGCACCGTACTTATTCTTAATTGTTGATCCAATGACATTAAATGAATCACATAAAAATGTTGAATTCAAAGAATCATATGGTTCAATTGTTCTATTAGAAAATGATTTCACAGTGAAAATGATTAACTCAACTGGTACTGGTAAATCATGGAATATTTTAGATGGTTGGTATCAAAATAAGTTCTATAAATCAAATGCAGAACAAATTGAAAGTATTATACATTCAATTTATTCAGGAGATTATTTATTAATTGGTAAATACGCAAACTTATTAAATGTAACAACACCTACAGACAGCGTGATTATAAATGTAGATGCCAGAGAATTTGTGAACCATTTTTATGTTAAAGATAATGGTGCAGAGTTTAAAGATGAAGCATGGCGTGGTGATATGAGTACTTTCTTAGATCCAAGAAATGTTACATTTGAAATTATTGAAAAAGTAATTATTGTTACTGAAAAATTAGAAACACCAGAAATTTCTATTGAAGAAGATATTCTATCATGGGAAGAAATTTCAAATGCAGGAACATACTATATTTATGTTGATGGCATAAAAGTTCATGAAACAACAGGTTTATTCATTGATATGAAAGAACTTAACTTAAAAGCTTCTCCAGATGGTATTTCATATACTGTGGAAGTGATGGCAATCCCACAAGATATGATTCATTATGAAATTTCAGAAAAATCAAATCAAGTAACTTACGTTCAATTTGGTGAAGAGGAGCCTGAACAACCAGAGTTCTATACACATATGAAAGTAAATAATGTTGAAGTCGCAGTAACATTTAATATGGAAAATGCCTTCAATAGATTATCATCAGGCGCTGCATTCAGATCAAAAGATGAAATTCAAGTGATGACAAAAGAACACTTCTTAGCAGAGTTTGAAAAACATGCGGGTTCATATGCTGATAGCAATGGTAATGTATTCTTCCCTAATGGAGTTTTACTAATTGTTGATAAAAATCTAAATGTTAAATTATTACGTGTTGGTGTGGGTATCACAGCTGAAGTAAATGAAAATGATGAAGTTAAAACATCAAGCTTAGGTTGGGGTAATACACAAGCAACTGGTGGTGGATTTGCAAACCTTGTTGGGGAAAGATTAGAATCATTAATTCCAGATGGAGGATACTTAATCTTCGCACCTGCAACAACTAATAATATCTCAAGAACTTGGATGGTTAAAAACTTATTCCATTCTGGATACCAATCTGGTGCTACAGCAGTAGCTAATAAAGATATTAGAGTATCAGAAGTTAAATTAGAACTACTTGATAGAAGTTAA
- a CDS encoding ROK family protein → MKNYLTFDIGGTEIKYGVINENYEIIFKDKFPSQGATSGKLVLDDILFKVSELKGYEPQGIAISSAGVINSDTGEVLSATDAIKGYIGMNIVDYIGKETGLNVSVINDVNAMALCESTLGVAKDSKVTVCMTVGTGIGGAIVLNNQIFQGVGYNAGEFGLMKIGDHKYESLAATSALVKQAQELFGNQIQNGIDVFKLYDEKNPLAVNLVNRFYDHLSVGIANLAYALNPDLFVIGGGITARDSFVEELNVYVQDKLTKHLKRYTKVAAAQFRNDAGMIGAFVHFKNTYKI, encoded by the coding sequence ATGAAAAACTATTTAACTTTTGATATCGGTGGAACCGAAATTAAATATGGCGTCATCAATGAAAACTACGAAATTATTTTTAAAGATAAATTTCCATCTCAAGGCGCAACAAGTGGGAAACTCGTTTTAGACGATATACTTTTTAAAGTAAGTGAACTAAAAGGTTATGAACCACAAGGTATTGCAATCTCATCTGCTGGTGTCATCAATTCAGATACTGGCGAAGTTTTAAGTGCAACTGATGCAATCAAAGGTTATATCGGTATGAATATTGTTGATTACATTGGCAAAGAAACAGGACTTAATGTATCTGTGATTAATGATGTTAACGCCATGGCGTTATGTGAATCTACATTAGGTGTAGCTAAGGATTCCAAGGTTACTGTATGTATGACTGTTGGAACTGGTATTGGTGGAGCGATTGTATTAAATAATCAAATTTTCCAAGGCGTTGGATACAATGCTGGTGAATTTGGATTAATGAAAATCGGTGACCACAAATATGAAAGTTTAGCTGCAACTTCTGCTTTAGTTAAACAAGCTCAAGAATTATTTGGTAATCAAATTCAAAACGGTATTGATGTTTTCAAACTATATGATGAAAAAAATCCATTAGCTGTTAACCTAGTGAATAGATTTTATGATCATTTAAGTGTTGGTATCGCCAATCTAGCTTATGCATTAAACCCTGATTTATTTGTTATTGGTGGTGGAATCACCGCTAGAGACTCTTTTGTTGAAGAATTAAATGTTTATGTTCAAGACAAACTTACTAAACATTTAAAGAGATACACTAAGGTTGCTGCTGCACAATTTAGAAACGATGCAGGAATGATCGGTGCATTCGTTCATTTTAAAAACACATATAAAATCTAG
- a CDS encoding DEAD/DEAH box helicase, with the protein MTIQEMLQRLNFSNLSPIQEQVIENFSKSQNIVGLAPTGTGKTHAYLLPLLENIKRKENAVEAVILIPTNELVMQVSKMLEETDPTVNYKSYYGSMDMEREAKKLENSHPNIVITTPAKLVDLVITKNALNLKHLDYFILDEADMMFDEDFMSLLDPVLVNQEIQKFMLFSATITRTMEPFIKKYFGSYIFLDTVKDTKLKINHKLIRVGDSRLKTLQQVIDRINPYLGIIFVSKNEDIKRVYETLIDKGLNVIQISSEIGVKQRKKILEDIFNNRYQYVVSSDLLARGLDFKASHVINYDLPYMLEFFKHRSGRTGRMGDEGDVITLFDDNDQKKIDKLRNKGVPFVLYTLSDNGLKSTQRKSKTYDKKIAEEIKKIPKPKRVTPGYKKKHQEEVKAAIKKVKKARYRNAALRKSRGA; encoded by the coding sequence ATGACAATACAAGAAATGTTACAGAGGTTAAACTTTAGTAATTTATCGCCAATCCAAGAACAAGTAATAGAGAATTTCTCTAAATCACAAAACATTGTCGGATTGGCACCAACCGGTACAGGGAAAACACATGCTTACCTCTTACCATTATTAGAAAATATTAAAAGAAAAGAAAACGCAGTGGAAGCTGTTATTTTAATTCCTACAAATGAACTTGTTATGCAAGTTTCTAAGATGCTTGAAGAAACAGATCCAACAGTTAACTATAAGAGTTATTATGGTTCTATGGATATGGAACGTGAAGCAAAGAAATTAGAAAATAGCCATCCCAATATTGTAATTACAACGCCTGCTAAATTAGTAGATTTAGTCATTACTAAAAATGCGCTTAACTTAAAACATTTAGACTACTTCATTTTAGATGAAGCAGACATGATGTTTGATGAAGACTTCATGAGTTTATTAGACCCGGTTTTAGTTAACCAAGAAATTCAAAAATTCATGTTATTTTCAGCAACTATTACAAGAACGATGGAACCATTTATTAAAAAATATTTTGGTTCATATATATTCTTAGATACAGTTAAAGATACAAAATTAAAAATTAATCATAAATTGATTCGTGTAGGAGATTCTAGATTAAAAACTTTACAACAAGTCATTGATCGAATTAATCCTTACTTAGGTATTATTTTCGTAAGTAAAAATGAAGATATCAAACGTGTTTATGAAACATTAATTGATAAGGGTTTAAATGTCATTCAGATTTCATCTGAAATTGGCGTTAAACAAAGAAAGAAAATCTTAGAAGATATTTTTAATAATCGTTACCAATATGTTGTATCAAGTGATTTACTTGCTAGAGGTTTAGACTTTAAAGCAAGTCATGTCATTAACTACGATCTACCGTATATGTTAGAATTCTTTAAACATAGAAGTGGTAGAACGGGTCGTATGGGAGATGAAGGTGATGTAATCACTTTATTTGATGATAACGATCAAAAGAAAATTGATAAACTAAGAAACAAAGGCGTACCATTCGTTTTATATACATTATCGGATAATGGATTAAAATCAACACAAAGAAAATCTAAAACTTATGATAAGAAAATAGCAGAAGAGATTAAAAAGATTCCAAAACCAAAACGTGTAACACCAGGTTATAAGAAGAAACATCAAGAAGAAGTCAAAGCTGCAATTAAAAAAGTAAAGAAAGCGAGATATAGAAATGCTGCTCTTAGGAAGTCACGTGGGGCTTAG
- a CDS encoding GntR family transcriptional regulator encodes MNEPIYITIQNDIKREIENGTLQSGDLVPSENELKEKYNVSRMTARQALNNLVNDGYLYRHKGKGTFISKRKIEKNIHGVRSFTQEMAAMNRKVSSKILKFEKVASPEKVAEKLFLAKKEEVFLIERVRYGDDTPVLFEQLYIPVKLFKSITEEDLKSSFYHYVETKMNLQISHCIQSIEAIEIPKELTEYLMVKEHTPTLLIERNTFLTNGRPFEYVKSYYRGDQYKFVQHAIKG; translated from the coding sequence ATGAATGAACCGATTTATATTACCATTCAAAATGACATCAAAAGAGAAATCGAGAATGGTACACTTCAAAGTGGGGATTTAGTACCTTCTGAAAATGAATTAAAAGAAAAGTATAATGTCAGTCGTATGACTGCAAGACAAGCATTAAACAACTTGGTTAATGATGGATATTTATATAGACATAAAGGTAAGGGGACTTTTATATCTAAGCGTAAAATTGAAAAGAACATTCATGGCGTACGTTCATTTACTCAAGAAATGGCAGCGATGAATCGTAAAGTATCAAGTAAAATCTTAAAATTTGAAAAAGTAGCTTCACCAGAAAAAGTTGCTGAAAAACTATTCTTAGCTAAAAAAGAAGAAGTCTTTTTAATTGAAAGGGTCCGATATGGTGATGACACGCCTGTTTTATTTGAACAATTATACATTCCAGTTAAATTATTTAAGTCGATTACAGAAGAAGATTTGAAATCATCATTTTATCATTACGTAGAAACAAAAATGAATTTACAAATTTCACACTGTATTCAATCAATTGAGGCAATTGAAATTCCAAAAGAATTAACTGAATATTTAATGGTAAAGGAACACACACCAACACTTTTAATTGAAAGAAATACGTTCTTAACGAATGGAAGACCATTTGAATATGTTAAATCATACTATCGTGGAGACCAATATAAATTTGTTCAACACGCCATCAAAGGCTAA
- a CDS encoding DUF4886 domain-containing protein, whose product MKKLAIFIVLLFGLMLTACTNQKDDTPLDPNPGDVDPGDNEPGDKDPDDNDDEPNEELPVDTPKDFSKSIKILAIGNSFSDDALEYFWEIATDYGIEEVVIGILYKAGARLEQHWNSITTNTADYVYRKKTTGTWVNRNNSSIEYGIKDEDWDIITLQQSSGYSGLEASYQPYLNNMVNYVKQNATHDDYEIYWHLTWSYQGNYSATNAFEWYDKDQMKMYKGILESVKKHVMTHEDIKLVIPAGTTIQNARTSYLGDTLTRDGYHLTYDVGRFGVALTWFNKITGFPLEAINYTPAGVSQIDKLMLIDAAYKAIRTPFRVTESDYKERVPSLNDFNKLNVNYDLGYWSELSDTLVKNDSIAKYFVSSTTKVAKAELPVGSMIAVKGNYKFKLTFFKADGTKVITDFNYVTDVVVTEDFWKDYTHVAISVAASDGIINLTDKLAETSSNIGFYIPKK is encoded by the coding sequence ATGAAAAAATTAGCAATATTTATCGTGTTATTATTTGGGTTAATGTTAACTGCTTGTACAAACCAAAAGGATGATACACCACTTGATCCAAATCCAGGGGATGTAGATCCAGGTGACAATGAACCAGGGGATAAAGATCCAGATGACAATGATGATGAACCAAACGAGGAATTACCAGTGGACACACCTAAGGACTTTTCAAAATCAATTAAAATTCTAGCGATTGGAAATAGTTTTAGCGATGATGCTTTAGAATATTTTTGGGAAATTGCAACCGATTACGGAATCGAAGAAGTTGTGATTGGTATTCTTTATAAAGCTGGTGCTAGACTTGAACAACACTGGAATAGTATTACAACGAATACAGCAGACTATGTATATCGTAAAAAGACAACAGGTACATGGGTTAACCGTAATAATTCATCAATAGAATATGGTATTAAAGATGAAGATTGGGACATTATTACCCTTCAACAATCAAGTGGTTATAGTGGCCTAGAAGCATCTTATCAACCTTATTTAAACAACATGGTTAACTATGTTAAACAAAATGCAACACATGATGATTATGAAATTTATTGGCACTTAACTTGGTCTTATCAAGGAAACTATAGTGCAACAAACGCATTTGAATGGTATGATAAAGATCAAATGAAGATGTATAAAGGTATTTTAGAATCAGTTAAAAAACATGTAATGACACATGAAGATATTAAACTTGTGATTCCTGCAGGAACTACAATTCAAAATGCACGTACAAGTTATTTAGGAGATACATTAACAAGAGATGGATACCATTTAACATATGATGTAGGACGTTTTGGGGTTGCCTTAACTTGGTTTAATAAGATTACAGGCTTCCCACTTGAGGCAATTAATTATACGCCAGCAGGTGTATCACAAATTGATAAACTCATGTTAATTGATGCAGCTTATAAGGCAATTAGAACACCATTTAGAGTAACTGAATCAGACTATAAAGAACGTGTTCCATCTTTAAATGACTTTAATAAATTAAATGTAAATTATGATTTAGGTTATTGGAGTGAATTAAGTGATACACTTGTTAAAAATGATTCAATTGCTAAATACTTTGTTTCAAGTACTACAAAAGTAGCGAAAGCTGAGTTACCAGTTGGATCTATGATTGCGGTTAAAGGAAATTATAAATTTAAATTAACTTTCTTTAAAGCAGATGGAACAAAGGTAATTACTGATTTCAATTATGTTACTGATGTTGTTGTAACAGAAGATTTCTGGAAAGATTATACACATGTTGCAATCAGTGTGGCAGCAAGTGATGGTATTATCAATTTAACAGATAAGTTAGCAGAAACAAGTTCAAACATTGGTTTCTATATTCCTAAAAAATAA
- a CDS encoding deoxyribonuclease IV: protein MLLLGSHVGLSGSEMYLGSIKEALGYEATAMMVYTGAPQNTIRKPLESMKIEEALAYMKEHDFDIKNVVVHAPYIINLCNPDAEKRAFAIEFLTKEIIRTAAMGANQIVLHPGSAVGGDREEAVRWIAEGINQINENTKDLSVRIALETMAGKGNEIGRTFEEIRAIIDLVQNQERVSVCFDTCHVSDSGYDLKNDYQNVMKHFDEVVGLNRISVIHVNDSKNEMGARKDRHENIGFGYLGFDRLVTIIYDERFVNIPKILETPYVEELPPYYHEIKMIKNKTFVPSLKEDIKNNIE, encoded by the coding sequence ATGCTGCTCTTAGGAAGTCACGTGGGGCTTAGTGGAAGCGAAATGTACCTTGGAAGTATTAAAGAAGCTTTAGGGTACGAAGCAACTGCAATGATGGTTTATACCGGCGCACCACAAAATACAATTAGAAAGCCTTTAGAATCAATGAAGATTGAAGAGGCATTAGCGTATATGAAAGAACACGATTTTGATATCAAAAATGTGGTTGTTCATGCACCTTATATTATTAATTTATGTAATCCGGACGCTGAAAAGCGTGCGTTTGCTATTGAGTTTTTAACAAAAGAAATTATAAGAACTGCTGCAATGGGGGCAAATCAAATTGTTTTACACCCTGGTAGTGCAGTTGGTGGAGATAGAGAAGAAGCGGTTAGATGGATTGCTGAAGGTATTAATCAAATAAATGAAAATACAAAAGATTTATCTGTACGCATTGCCTTAGAAACAATGGCTGGTAAAGGTAACGAAATTGGTAGAACGTTTGAAGAAATTCGTGCAATTATTGATTTAGTTCAAAATCAAGAAAGAGTATCAGTATGTTTTGATACATGTCACGTGAGTGATTCAGGATATGATTTAAAAAATGATTATCAAAATGTGATGAAGCATTTTGATGAAGTTGTTGGATTAAATCGTATATCAGTTATTCACGTTAATGACAGTAAAAATGAAATGGGTGCTCGAAAAGACAGACATGAAAATATTGGATTTGGTTATTTAGGGTTTGATCGTTTAGTAACAATCATCTATGATGAACGTTTTGTAAATATTCCAAAAATTCTTGAAACACCATATGTTGAAGAACTTCCTCCTTATTATCATGAAATTAAAATGATTAAGAACAAGACATTTGTACCTTCTTTAAAAGAAGATATAAAAAATAACATTGAATAA